From a single Rosa rugosa chromosome 7, drRosRugo1.1, whole genome shotgun sequence genomic region:
- the LOC133721799 gene encoding 7-deoxyloganetin glucosyltransferase-like isoform X2 encodes MASTNPHVVCIPGPPQSHVKGVLKFAKLLHHRDGFMALFTITAAEEIGAPIVLFNTIAASSYMGFKQFRTLVQKGLAPLKDESCLTNGFLDKVIDWIPGMKDIRLKDLPSFFRTTDPNDTMFNFIMEATDKVHKADAFVFLTFDALEQDVLDAMSSIFDQSLVYAIGPLELLLSQIPDGPLKHIGYSPWKEDIECLEWLENKAPNSVVYVNFGSIAVLTPKQLVEFGWGLANSKFHYFWVIRPDLVIGESAILPPELVAETKERGLIASWCPQEQVLNHPSVGGFLTHCGWNSTIESLTAGVPMLCWPFFADQQTNCFYTCNKWGIGMEISNDVNRDEVEKLVRELMEGEDGEKMKTKIMEWKKLAEEATAPDGSSFTNLDNLVNQILLWKR; translated from the exons ATGGCTTCTACCAATCCTCATGTTGTTTGTATTCCAGGTCCACCTCAAAGCCACGTAAAGGGAGTGCTCAAGTTTGCAAAACTCCTACACCACAGAG ATGGTTTCATGGCATTGTTCACCATTACAGCCGCTGAAGAAATTGGAGCCCCCATAGTACTCTTCAATACTATTGCTGCATCCTCTTACATGGGGTTCAAACAATTTCGGACTTTGGTCCAAAAAGGGCTCGCACCATTAAAAG ATGAGAGCTGTCTCACAAATGGTTTCCTGGACAAAGTAATAGATTGGATTCCCGGAATGAAAGATATTCGTTTAAAGGATCTCCCATCCTTTTTTCGAACTACAGATCCAAATGACACGATGTTTAACTTCATCATGGAAGCAACGGACAAAGTTCATAAAGCTGATGCATTCGTCTTTCTTACATTTGATGCGTTAGAACAAGATGTTTTGGACGCTATGTCATCTATATTTGATCAGTCACTTGTTTATGCAATTGGCCCTCTCGAATTACTTCTCAGTCAGATTCCGGATGGCCCTTTGAAGCATATCGGATACAGCCCGTGGAAAGAAGACATTGAGTGCTTAGAATGGCTGGAGAACAAGGCGCCAAATTCTGTTGTCTATGTGAATTTTGGAAGCATAGCAGTCTTGACACCAAAACAGCTTGTAGAGTTTGGTTGGGGCCTTGCAAATTCCAAGTTTCATTACTTCTGGGTAATTAGGCCTGATCTTGTTATTGGTGAATCAGCTATTCTGCCGCCTGAGTTGGTAGCTGAAACTAAGGAAAGAGGCCTAATAGCAAGTTGGTGCCCACAGGAGCAAGTCCTTAACCATCCATCAGTTGGTGGATTTTTAACACACTGCGGCTGGAATTCGACCATTGAGAGTCTGACGGCTGGAGTGCCTATGCTCTGTTGGCCATTCTTTGCTGACCAGCAAACAAACTGTTTCTATACTTGTAACAAATGGGGCATTGGAATGGAGATTAGCAATGATGTCAACAGAGACGAAGTAGAGAAGCTTGTTAGAGAGTTAATGGAAGGAGAGGACGGTGAGAAAATGAAAACTAAGATCATGGAGTGGAAGAAACTTGCGGAAGAAGCCACAGCTCCAGATGGTTCTTCATTCACAAACCTGGACAATTTGGTGAATCAAATTCTGTTATGGAAAAGATAG
- the LOC133721799 gene encoding 7-deoxyloganetin glucosyltransferase-like isoform X1 has protein sequence MASTNPHVVCIPGPPQSHVKGVLKFAKLLHHRGCYITFVNTEFNHKFFLKSLGPDSLDGVTDFRFETIPNGLPDSDTDDTQDIDYLLCETRMKYCLAPFRDLLVKLNNSNSNPPVTCIVSDGFMALFTITAAEEIGAPIVLFNTIAASSYMGFKQFRTLVQKGLAPLKDESCLTNGFLDKVIDWIPGMKDIRLKDLPSFFRTTDPNDTMFNFIMEATDKVHKADAFVFLTFDALEQDVLDAMSSIFDQSLVYAIGPLELLLSQIPDGPLKHIGYSPWKEDIECLEWLENKAPNSVVYVNFGSIAVLTPKQLVEFGWGLANSKFHYFWVIRPDLVIGESAILPPELVAETKERGLIASWCPQEQVLNHPSVGGFLTHCGWNSTIESLTAGVPMLCWPFFADQQTNCFYTCNKWGIGMEISNDVNRDEVEKLVRELMEGEDGEKMKTKIMEWKKLAEEATAPDGSSFTNLDNLVNQILLWKR, from the exons ATGGCTTCTACCAATCCTCATGTTGTTTGTATTCCAGGTCCACCTCAAAGCCACGTAAAGGGAGTGCTCAAGTTTGCAAAACTCCTACACCACAGAGGTTGTTATATCACCTTTGTCAACACAGAGTTCAATCACAAATTCTTTCTGAAATCTTTAGGCCCTGACTCCTTAGATGGCGTCACTGATTTTCGGTTTGAAACTATTCCAAATGGCCTTCCAGATTCTGACACTGATGACACCCAAGACATCGATTATTTGCTTTGTGAAACCAGGATGAAATATTGCTTGGCTCCTTTTCGTGACCTCCTCGTGAAACTCAACAATTCTAATTCTAATCCTCCAGTGACTTGCATTGTTTCAGATGGTTTCATGGCATTGTTCACCATTACAGCCGCTGAAGAAATTGGAGCCCCCATAGTACTCTTCAATACTATTGCTGCATCCTCTTACATGGGGTTCAAACAATTTCGGACTTTGGTCCAAAAAGGGCTCGCACCATTAAAAG ATGAGAGCTGTCTCACAAATGGTTTCCTGGACAAAGTAATAGATTGGATTCCCGGAATGAAAGATATTCGTTTAAAGGATCTCCCATCCTTTTTTCGAACTACAGATCCAAATGACACGATGTTTAACTTCATCATGGAAGCAACGGACAAAGTTCATAAAGCTGATGCATTCGTCTTTCTTACATTTGATGCGTTAGAACAAGATGTTTTGGACGCTATGTCATCTATATTTGATCAGTCACTTGTTTATGCAATTGGCCCTCTCGAATTACTTCTCAGTCAGATTCCGGATGGCCCTTTGAAGCATATCGGATACAGCCCGTGGAAAGAAGACATTGAGTGCTTAGAATGGCTGGAGAACAAGGCGCCAAATTCTGTTGTCTATGTGAATTTTGGAAGCATAGCAGTCTTGACACCAAAACAGCTTGTAGAGTTTGGTTGGGGCCTTGCAAATTCCAAGTTTCATTACTTCTGGGTAATTAGGCCTGATCTTGTTATTGGTGAATCAGCTATTCTGCCGCCTGAGTTGGTAGCTGAAACTAAGGAAAGAGGCCTAATAGCAAGTTGGTGCCCACAGGAGCAAGTCCTTAACCATCCATCAGTTGGTGGATTTTTAACACACTGCGGCTGGAATTCGACCATTGAGAGTCTGACGGCTGGAGTGCCTATGCTCTGTTGGCCATTCTTTGCTGACCAGCAAACAAACTGTTTCTATACTTGTAACAAATGGGGCATTGGAATGGAGATTAGCAATGATGTCAACAGAGACGAAGTAGAGAAGCTTGTTAGAGAGTTAATGGAAGGAGAGGACGGTGAGAAAATGAAAACTAAGATCATGGAGTGGAAGAAACTTGCGGAAGAAGCCACAGCTCCAGATGGTTCTTCATTCACAAACCTGGACAATTTGGTGAATCAAATTCTGTTATGGAAAAGATAG